From the genome of Chloroflexota bacterium:
CGAGTCGAAAGTCATCCTGTTCAATTTCAGCGGGCACGGCCATTTTGACCTGGCTGCCTACGATGCCTACTTCAGCGGTACGCTTCAGGATTACGAGTACCCAGAGAGCGAGGTAAGGAAAGCACTTGCTGAGTTGCCGCTGGTGCGATAATCGGGGGTGTGCGATGTATCGCATATTGGTCACCGAACCACTGGCAGAGGAAGGGCTGCGGCTGCTTCGTGAACAGGCTCAAGTGGACATGAAACTTGGCCTAACCACGTCAGAACTAGCCCAGGTAATTGCGCCTTATGAAGCCTTGATTGTGCGCAGCAATACGCAGATTACCGAGAAAGTGATCGCAGCAGCATCGAGCCTGAGGGCCATCGGACGCGCCGGCACGGGGGTGGACAACATTGACCTGCCGGCAGCCACGCGCAGGGGCATTGTGGTGGTCAACGCGCCCTATGGCAATACGGTGGCAGTTGCTGAACACACATTGGCAATGCTACTGTCTTTGGTGCGGCGCATCCCCTTCGCGGACGCTGCGCTGCGCCAGGGGCGCTGGAAGAAGGAATGCTGCCAGGGCGAGCAGGTGCGCGGCAAGGTGCTGGGACTGGTTGGGTTGGGGAGAGTGGGGACAGCCGTGGCACGCCGAGCAATGGGATTGGAGATGAAGGTCATCGCGTACGACCCATTCGTTACTGCAGAGCGTGCAGCACAATTAGGCGTGCAATGGGTTCCGTTCGACGAGTTGTTGCGGAGCGCTGATTTCGTCTCGCTACACCTGCCTGGCCATGAGCAGAACCGGGGCCTGATTAGCAGTCGTGAGTTGGCTTTGATGAAGCCAAGTGCCTATCTCATCAACTGTGCGCGGGGCAATCTGGTGGATGAGCAGGCGTTGTGTCAGGCACTGGAGGAAGGGCGGCTGGCGGGTGCTGCACTCGATGTATTTGCCCAGGAACCAGTGCTGAACAGCCGCTTGTTGCGCAGCGATAAGGTG
Proteins encoded in this window:
- a CDS encoding phosphoglycerate dehydrogenase; the encoded protein is MYRILVTEPLAEEGLRLLREQAQVDMKLGLTTSELAQVIAPYEALIVRSNTQITEKVIAAASSLRAIGRAGTGVDNIDLPAATRRGIVVVNAPYGNTVAVAEHTLAMLLSLVRRIPFADAALRQGRWKKECCQGEQVRGKVLGLVGLGRVGTAVARRAMGLEMKVIAYDPFVTAERAAQLGVQWVPFDELLRSADFVSLHLPGHEQNRGLISSRELALMKPSAYLINCARGNLVDEQALCQALEEGRLAGAALDVFAQEPVLNSRLLRSDKVVLTPHVAGSTIEAQRDTAVEVAQQVLEVLAGQIPRYPVNAPALAAEELEQLQPYLDLTQRLGSFYAQWQSDHLQSVEVACGSQVARQRMDLLVSAALVGLLAGSSEEAVNWVNAPLVAQERGIAFAGKYEPVDSAGGWSDWVELRLCSARQRHTITGAVLRGEPHIVQIDGYWLDFVARGLLLVSEHIEQLGILGRMGTVLGHAGVNIHFVQVGRRERGGPGILVLGLDDPLTPEVLEQVMTLPSIRAAWMVRL